The Cucurbita pepo subsp. pepo cultivar mu-cu-16 unplaced genomic scaffold, ASM280686v2 Cp4.1_scaffold001103, whole genome shotgun sequence genome contains a region encoding:
- the LOC111786152 gene encoding phosphatidylinositol N-acetylglucosaminyltransferase subunit P-like: protein MEDLHSVSSPRRILSLSKKRTLISLDRDDKAPGFGLSGEHGPKPSEVYGFVGSITTVVATVVYLIWAYVPDSWLHSVGIFYYPSRYWALAVPAYVMVSIALAWLFYIGLNFMSTPPPTSFNIMFGKLSFLYSVYFVCPPLIRCFNLCSFFSLTLVSTFLRV from the exons ATGGAAGATCTCCATTCTGTTAGTAGCCCTAGAAGAATACTCAGTCTGTCAAAGAAACGAACTTTGATCTCCTTGGACAGAGATGACAAAGCGCCTGGGTTTGGGCTATCGGGAGAACATGGCCCCAAACCTTCAGAAGTTTACGGGTTTGTGGGTTCCATCACAACAGTGGTTGCTACAG TTGTATACTTGATCTGGGCATATGTTCCAGACTCTTGGCTGCATTCCGTTGGAATCTTCTACTATCCTAGCAG GTATTGGGCACTGGCGGTGCCTGCCTATGTCATGGTTTCTATAGCATTAGCATGGCTATTTTACATTGGTCTCAACTTTATGTCCACTCCACCGCCAACTTCCTTCAATATAATGTTTGGTAAGCTTAGTTTCCTTTATTCCGTTTACTTTGTTTGCCCTCCTTTGATTAGATGCTTTAACTTatgttcatttttctctcttacaTTGGTTTCAACCTTTTTGAGAGTTTGA